A genome region from Deinococcus sp. KNUC1210 includes the following:
- the glmM gene encoding phosphoglucosamine mutase, with the protein MTTVQVPERTYFGTDGVRSVAGEFPLTAEWVMRLGAAAAEVLKAQKQAGRTSVVIGKDTRQSGDMLEAALAAGLTSRGVHVVHLGVLPTPGVSYLTRHLGADAGVVISASHNPYQDNGIKFFGAGGSKISDELEASIEAMLDHVQDLPAVSGTTLGEVTNYTEAERLYAAYLGTHAPDLTGLRIAMDCANGAAYRIGPKVYQAAGADLFAIYTTPDGRNINRDCGSTHLGNLARIVREGGYDLGVAFDGDADRALFVDSRGNVVHGDHILLLNARARRESTVVATIMSNMALEVKLQDAGVHLTRAAVGDRYVYEQLQAGNFKLGGEQSGHILFLDLSPTGDGVLTSLLTLAAMKEQGTTLDALYDDLTMFPQTLVNVRVKDKLAAVRHAAVQAAVKAAEVRLDGRGRVNLRPSGTEQLVRVMVEGPDEAEIHAIAAEIAELVRGA; encoded by the coding sequence ATGACCACAGTTCAAGTTCCAGAGCGCACGTATTTCGGCACCGACGGCGTGCGAAGTGTCGCGGGTGAGTTTCCGCTGACCGCCGAGTGGGTGATGCGGCTGGGTGCTGCCGCTGCCGAGGTGCTCAAGGCCCAGAAACAGGCGGGCCGCACCAGTGTGGTGATCGGCAAGGATACCCGGCAGTCGGGCGACATGCTGGAAGCGGCGCTCGCGGCGGGCCTGACGAGCCGGGGCGTGCATGTGGTGCATCTGGGAGTGTTGCCTACACCCGGCGTCAGCTACCTGACCCGGCACCTGGGAGCCGATGCGGGCGTGGTGATCAGCGCGTCTCACAATCCGTATCAGGACAACGGCATCAAGTTCTTCGGGGCGGGCGGCAGCAAGATCAGCGACGAACTGGAAGCCAGCATCGAAGCCATGCTGGACCACGTACAGGACCTTCCGGCGGTCAGCGGCACCACGCTGGGCGAGGTCACCAACTACACCGAGGCCGAGCGCCTGTACGCGGCGTATCTGGGCACCCACGCCCCCGACCTGACGGGTCTGAGAATCGCGATGGACTGTGCCAACGGCGCAGCCTACCGCATCGGGCCGAAGGTCTATCAGGCGGCGGGTGCAGATCTGTTCGCCATCTACACCACTCCTGACGGGCGCAACATCAACCGCGACTGCGGCAGCACCCACCTGGGCAATCTGGCCCGCATCGTGCGCGAGGGCGGCTACGATCTGGGCGTGGCCTTCGACGGCGACGCCGACCGCGCCCTGTTCGTCGATTCGCGTGGCAACGTCGTGCACGGCGATCACATCCTGCTGCTGAATGCGCGGGCACGCCGGGAAAGCACAGTGGTCGCCACCATCATGAGCAACATGGCGCTGGAAGTGAAATTGCAGGATGCGGGCGTTCATCTGACGCGGGCGGCGGTGGGCGACCGCTACGTATACGAGCAGCTTCAGGCGGGGAATTTCAAGCTGGGCGGCGAGCAGAGCGGACACATCCTGTTCCTCGACCTGTCGCCCACCGGAGACGGCGTACTCACCTCGCTGCTGACGCTGGCGGCCATGAAGGAGCAGGGCACCACTCTCGACGCGCTGTACGACGACCTGACGATGTTTCCGCAGACGCTGGTGAACGTGCGCGTCAAGGACAAGCTGGCAGCGGTCAGGCATGCGGCGGTTCAGGCGGCGGTGAAGGCTGCCGAGGTTCGACTGGACGGACGCGGGCGCGTAAATCTGCGGCCCAGCGGCACCGAACAGCTCGTGCGCGTGATGGTCGAAGGCCCCGACGAAGCGGAAATCCATGCCATCGCCGCCGAGATCGCCGAACTGGTGCGGGGCGCGTAG
- a CDS encoding ATP-grasp domain-containing protein, whose amino-acid sequence MFLYPAEPFAGRVPDEAYAQEQALAGRLQRPSALIDIEALLDGQAARALRWVPHSPDLHPALYRGWMLRPEVYETLYTALQQRNWQLLNTPAQYLQTHHLPESFAAIADHSPRTLWLPATSPDEVDWSAVRSALSSFGPAAVIVKDYVKSRKHEWHEACFIPDASDSAHATQVIQTFLTRQGHEFQGGLVLRAFEDFAALTEHSRSGMPLTREYRLFFLDGHIISAGEYWEEGEYPAAVVPLAQFGVIGAGVHSRFFTMDVAQRADGVWRVMELGDGQVAGLPERLDRQRLYAALSSVLPKPAHG is encoded by the coding sequence ATGTTCCTGTACCCCGCCGAGCCGTTTGCCGGACGCGTGCCCGACGAAGCCTACGCCCAGGAACAGGCGCTCGCCGGACGGCTGCAACGCCCTTCGGCCCTGATCGACATCGAGGCGCTGCTGGACGGGCAAGCTGCGCGGGCGCTGCGCTGGGTGCCGCACTCGCCAGACCTGCACCCGGCTCTCTACCGGGGCTGGATGCTGCGGCCCGAGGTGTACGAGACGCTCTATACGGCGCTTCAGCAGCGCAACTGGCAGCTGTTGAACACCCCGGCCCAGTACCTCCAGACCCACCACCTGCCCGAATCGTTTGCAGCGATTGCCGACCATTCGCCGCGTACCCTCTGGCTGCCAGCCACCAGCCCCGACGAAGTGGACTGGAGCGCCGTCCGGAGCGCCCTGAGCAGCTTCGGCCCTGCCGCCGTCATCGTCAAGGATTACGTGAAATCGCGCAAGCACGAGTGGCACGAGGCCTGTTTCATTCCCGACGCCAGCGATTCGGCCCACGCCACGCAGGTGATTCAGACCTTTCTGACGCGCCAGGGGCATGAATTTCAGGGCGGACTGGTGCTGCGGGCGTTCGAAGACTTTGCCGCCCTCACCGAGCATTCCAGAAGTGGCATGCCGCTGACCCGCGAATACCGCCTGTTCTTTCTGGACGGCCACATCATCAGTGCCGGCGAGTACTGGGAAGAGGGCGAGTATCCGGCGGCAGTGGTGCCGCTCGCTCAGTTCGGGGTCATCGGCGCGGGCGTTCACAGCCGCTTCTTCACGATGGACGTGGCGCAGCGTGCAGACGGCGTGTGGCGCGTCATGGAACTCGGTGACGGGCAGGTGGCCGGGCTGCCGGAGCGCCTGGACAGGCAGCGGCTGTACGCTGCGCTTTCTTCAGTTCTTCCTAAGCCTGCTCATGGTTGA
- a CDS encoding M1 family metallopeptidase, giving the protein MPRRSLLAALLLAVLGSGAAQVAPAVSAVPPVSSLPAGFSVPAGAGDSIYPALGTPGLDVTHYDLSIRSDPRIDTLSGQAVLNITALSDLNQIALDFAGPTTSEVLLNDQVARFAQVGEKLLILPSTPLKAGTRFTLGVTYQGTPALHLDLGLRLGWITQDDASYTYSEPDAAHTYFPCNDLPADGASFTLHLDVPAGYTAVASGVQTGQHSQNGRTVTDFDLPQETATYALGIQVGRLDVVTRPRAGNVALRDAFPTDTPPSVRAPFARVADMLSVLTGWFGPYPFAVYGVALTHDPQLLALETATLSTFPAREQGEEVGLHELAHQWFGDSVRLGDWSDVWLNEGFATYAELLWAEHLGQDSRSLLRRWYTALMRQAARPLVATAAPQLFDSTSYQRGALTLHVLRLKIGDASFRRVLQQYAASYAGRSARTADFLNVVREVSGQTAVDALQPWVSSPSLPPLPRILKKVLART; this is encoded by the coding sequence ATGCCCCGACGTTCGCTGCTCGCCGCGCTGCTCCTCGCTGTACTCGGTTCGGGCGCTGCCCAGGTGGCCCCGGCTGTTTCTGCCGTGCCGCCCGTGTCCAGCCTTCCAGCAGGCTTCTCGGTTCCTGCGGGCGCGGGCGACAGCATCTATCCGGCCCTCGGAACACCCGGCCTGGACGTGACGCACTACGATCTGAGCATTCGCAGCGATCCGCGCATCGACACCCTGAGTGGGCAGGCGGTGCTGAACATCACAGCGCTGAGCGACCTGAACCAGATCGCGCTGGATTTTGCCGGGCCGACCACCTCGGAAGTGCTGCTGAACGATCAGGTCGCCCGCTTTGCTCAGGTGGGCGAGAAACTGCTGATTCTGCCGTCCACACCGCTGAAGGCGGGCACGCGGTTTACTCTCGGCGTGACGTATCAGGGAACGCCCGCGCTGCACCTCGACCTGGGGCTACGGCTCGGCTGGATCACGCAGGACGACGCCAGTTACACATATTCCGAACCCGACGCGGCGCATACCTACTTTCCCTGCAACGACCTTCCTGCCGACGGAGCCAGCTTCACGCTGCACCTGGACGTTCCTGCCGGATATACCGCCGTCGCCAGCGGCGTGCAGACCGGACAACATTCCCAGAATGGGCGCACCGTGACCGATTTCGACCTGCCGCAGGAAACCGCGACGTATGCGCTGGGCATTCAGGTGGGGCGGCTGGACGTCGTGACGCGGCCCCGTGCAGGCAATGTGGCCCTGCGAGACGCCTTTCCCACGGACACGCCTCCGAGTGTTCGCGCACCCTTCGCCCGCGTTGCCGACATGCTGAGCGTGCTGACCGGCTGGTTTGGACCGTATCCCTTCGCGGTCTACGGCGTGGCCCTCACACATGATCCGCAGCTGCTGGCGCTGGAAACCGCCACACTCAGCACCTTTCCCGCCCGCGAGCAGGGCGAGGAAGTCGGGCTGCACGAACTGGCCCACCAGTGGTTCGGAGACAGCGTGCGGCTGGGCGACTGGTCGGACGTGTGGCTGAACGAGGGATTCGCCACCTACGCCGAACTGCTGTGGGCCGAGCATCTGGGCCAGGACAGCCGGAGCCTGCTGAGGCGCTGGTACACGGCCCTGATGCGGCAGGCCGCCCGCCCGCTGGTCGCCACCGCCGCGCCGCAACTCTTCGACAGCACCAGTTACCAGCGCGGCGCACTCACGCTGCATGTCCTACGCCTCAAGATCGGTGACGCCAGTTTCCGGCGCGTGCTTCAGCAGTATGCCGCCAGCTATGCGGGCCGCAGCGCCCGCACCGCCGACTTCCTGAACGTGGTGCGCGAGGTGTCCGGGCAGACCGCTGTCGACGCGCTTCAGCCCTGGGTCAGCAGTCCTTCCCTCCCTCCCCTCCCCCGAATTCTAAAGAAAGTTTTAGCCCGAACGTGA
- a CDS encoding BON domain-containing protein yields the protein MWPFGKSTVDRVKDAFKAQALLAPLNLDVRIDNGTAFVTGQVPTQNYLGLIKVVATGISGVKAVDTSGLVFDTPAAQAAPAAPEVSVDTGGTIDASTDAQATQGQYDQAAGDDIVAKALAEHNRIAKGVFNALQSNGELKDDPIDVLQSGTSIILRGAVDSEHELHLAAQLARSIEGVEAVDASGLKVVGGAKELTKEKDAGGETVYTVQSGDNLSSIALKYFGDAGKYRDIAHYNNISNPDLIQVGQKIRIPG from the coding sequence ATGTGGCCATTTGGAAAGTCGACGGTTGACCGTGTGAAAGACGCGTTCAAAGCTCAAGCCCTTCTCGCTCCCCTGAATCTGGATGTCCGGATAGACAACGGCACGGCTTTCGTGACCGGGCAGGTTCCTACCCAGAACTACCTGGGCCTCATCAAGGTGGTCGCCACCGGCATCAGTGGCGTGAAGGCCGTCGATACCAGCGGTCTGGTCTTCGACACCCCGGCAGCGCAGGCCGCTCCCGCCGCGCCTGAGGTAAGCGTGGATACCGGCGGCACCATCGATGCCAGCACCGACGCCCAGGCCACCCAGGGCCAGTACGATCAGGCGGCGGGCGACGACATCGTGGCGAAGGCCCTGGCCGAGCACAACCGCATTGCCAAGGGTGTCTTCAACGCCCTCCAGAGCAACGGCGAACTGAAGGACGATCCTATCGACGTGCTCCAGAGCGGCACCAGCATCATCCTGCGCGGCGCAGTCGACAGCGAACACGAACTGCACCTCGCCGCCCAGCTCGCCCGCAGCATCGAGGGTGTCGAGGCAGTGGACGCCAGCGGCCTGAAAGTGGTCGGCGGCGCCAAGGAACTGACCAAGGAGAAGGACGCGGGCGGCGAGACGGTCTACACCGTACAGAGCGGCGACAACCTCAGCAGCATCGCCCTCAAGTACTTCGGCGACGCGGGCAAATACCGCGACATCGCCCACTACAACAACATCTCCAACCCCGATCTGATTCAGGTCGGCCAGAAAATCCGCATCCCCGGCTGA
- the lepB gene encoding signal peptidase I, whose product MLKEWVSPFVFVVLLTQVGVAATRVDGVSMMPGLRNNEEVIIPKLEGWAHRFGLGTYHRGDIVVFKPPRAAASEWKHDIHGVPLPWAYRPYLIKRVIGVAGDRIRIEEGQVTINGHLLDAHWTQDFWRAQGCLDTTSAEANAAVTGLFPNAPATRTLTVPAGSLFVMGDNRSPGGSLDSRYFGTVPLADVAGRAVLSVWPILRNSQAAALCASADPKNSVTTSGPSELNLRVLNAPATFADLDK is encoded by the coding sequence TTGCTCAAAGAATGGGTGTCCCCGTTTGTGTTCGTGGTGCTGCTGACACAGGTCGGCGTGGCAGCCACCCGCGTAGACGGTGTGAGCATGATGCCGGGCCTGCGGAATAACGAGGAAGTCATCATTCCGAAGCTGGAAGGCTGGGCGCACCGCTTCGGGCTGGGCACGTATCACCGGGGCGACATCGTGGTCTTCAAACCGCCCCGCGCCGCCGCGAGTGAATGGAAACACGACATTCATGGCGTGCCGCTGCCCTGGGCCTACCGCCCTTACCTGATCAAACGGGTGATCGGCGTGGCGGGCGACCGTATTCGCATCGAAGAGGGACAGGTAACCATCAATGGGCACCTGCTGGATGCTCACTGGACGCAGGATTTCTGGCGAGCACAGGGATGTCTGGATACCACCAGTGCCGAGGCCAATGCCGCCGTGACCGGGCTCTTTCCGAACGCGCCCGCCACCAGAACGCTGACGGTTCCGGCGGGATCGCTGTTCGTGATGGGCGATAACCGCAGTCCGGGCGGCAGTCTGGATTCACGGTATTTCGGAACGGTGCCCCTCGCGGATGTGGCGGGCCGCGCCGTACTGAGCGTGTGGCCGATTCTGCGGAACTCTCAGGCAGCGGCCCTGTGTGCTTCCGCCGATCCGAAAAACAGTGTGACCACCAGCGGGCCCAGCGAGTTGAATCTGCGGGTGCTGAACGCTCCGGCGACCTTTGCCGACCTCGACAAATAG
- a CDS encoding PadR family transcriptional regulator, translating into MDTQLVRGSLDMVLMSVLRSGEMYGLEITKAANLDTGGYFTLNAGSLYPALHRLERAGFLGSSERQPPRGGPAVRYYHLTDAGRAELQRRMDAYTRFDEAVRTLWN; encoded by the coding sequence ATGGATACTCAACTGGTACGCGGCAGTCTGGACATGGTGCTGATGAGCGTGCTGAGAAGCGGCGAGATGTACGGCCTTGAGATCACCAAGGCGGCCAATCTGGACACAGGCGGGTACTTCACGCTGAATGCTGGCAGCCTGTACCCGGCGCTGCACCGACTGGAGCGGGCAGGCTTTCTGGGCAGCAGCGAGCGCCAGCCGCCACGCGGAGGGCCAGCCGTGCGCTATTACCACCTGACCGACGCGGGCCGCGCAGAATTGCAGCGCCGGATGGACGCCTATACACGCTTTGACGAGGCGGTCAGGACCTTATGGAACTGA
- a CDS encoding thioesterase family protein, with the protein MSTGLETVTAFRVRYAETDAMGVVHHATYPIWFEMGRSDWMRELGFPYTEVEARGYYLMLSGLNVRYRMAARYDDQLTLKTRMSEVKSRTAVFAYELWRGEDLLATGETQHICTDRTYRPARMPQELMDALR; encoded by the coding sequence ATGAGCACAGGCCTCGAAACCGTGACGGCCTTCCGGGTGCGGTATGCAGAAACCGACGCGATGGGTGTGGTGCACCACGCCACCTATCCGATCTGGTTCGAGATGGGGCGCAGCGACTGGATGCGCGAACTGGGCTTTCCTTATACCGAAGTCGAGGCCCGGGGCTACTATCTGATGCTGTCGGGGCTGAACGTGCGCTACCGCATGGCGGCCCGCTACGACGATCAGTTGACCCTGAAGACCCGCATGAGCGAAGTCAAATCGCGCACAGCGGTCTTCGCCTACGAACTGTGGCGCGGCGAAGACCTGCTGGCAACGGGGGAGACGCAGCACATCTGCACCGACCGCACCTATCGCCCGGCCCGCATGCCACAGGAACTGATGGACGCGCTGAGATAA
- a CDS encoding permease prefix domain 1-containing protein: MELNSPPIPSAVAAYLKRAAPRNAALRAELHANLHQCMLDHLTAGMSQEAAWEAALRDFGPASSLHPVSRLSWRVLRVLVPLTLLGGAAYAAHLGVLT; the protein is encoded by the coding sequence ATGGAACTGAACAGCCCCCCCATCCCCAGTGCCGTGGCCGCGTACCTGAAGCGGGCCGCCCCACGAAATGCCGCCCTCAGGGCCGAGCTGCACGCCAATCTGCATCAGTGCATGCTCGACCATCTGACCGCCGGAATGTCGCAGGAAGCCGCGTGGGAAGCGGCGCTGCGCGACTTCGGGCCAGCCAGTTCGCTTCACCCGGTCTCGCGGCTGAGCTGGCGGGTGCTGCGGGTGCTGGTGCCCTTGACACTGCTGGGCGGGGCCGCCTACGCCGCACATCTGGGCGTGCTGACTTGA
- a CDS encoding ribosome-binding factor A has translation MKPRQVEVALTRLLSSAIGELSDPRIPLIYTIERVTVTPDYSFARVYVSAIGEVGPLIDALNHARGRLQYETAQALKLRRTPTLEFYAAGASPFERLGQP, from the coding sequence TTGAAACCGCGTCAGGTGGAAGTGGCCCTGACGCGGCTGCTGTCGTCGGCCATCGGAGAACTGTCCGATCCGCGCATTCCGCTGATCTATACCATCGAGCGGGTGACTGTCACGCCCGATTACAGCTTTGCGCGGGTGTACGTATCGGCCATCGGTGAAGTCGGGCCGCTGATCGACGCGCTCAACCATGCACGGGGCCGCCTGCAATACGAAACGGCGCAGGCGCTCAAGCTGCGGCGCACGCCCACGCTGGAATTCTATGCGGCGGGCGCGTCGCCCTTCGAGCGGCTGGGACAGCCATGA
- a CDS encoding replication-associated recombination protein A yields MTLFDPPAPLAERLRPRTIAEVVGQTHLLGPGKPLTRVLASGRLGSLILWGPPGVGKTTLARLLAAEVGAHFIALSAVSAGVKDIREAVTEAERLRGRGTRTMLFLDEIHRFNKAQQDALLPHVESGLLTLVGATTENPSFEVNPALRSRARTLVLEALTPADLLALLHRALSDERGLPGVQAQPEALELLARLADGDARRALSTLEVAATLADPVTPEAVTEAFGRHLPSMDKGGEDFYNLISALHKSVRGSHPDAALYWLARMVAGGADPLYVARRVVRMASEDIGLADPQALRLCLAAKDAVEFLGSPEGDLSLAQAVVYLALAPKSNSVYTAWKAALSAVDGEQLAVPPHLRNAPTALMRSQGYGRGYAYYFDDPEGSFAQRYLPEGADLHLYSPQREGWEGRASERWRKLMALHAGEAPGEAAQMTES; encoded by the coding sequence ATGACGCTGTTCGATCCACCCGCGCCCCTGGCCGAAAGGCTGCGCCCGCGCACCATCGCGGAGGTGGTGGGCCAGACGCACCTGCTGGGGCCGGGCAAACCGCTGACGCGGGTGCTGGCGTCGGGGCGGCTGGGCAGCCTGATCCTGTGGGGGCCGCCGGGCGTGGGAAAGACGACGCTGGCGCGGCTGCTGGCTGCCGAGGTCGGAGCACATTTTATCGCGCTCAGTGCGGTATCGGCGGGGGTGAAGGATATCCGCGAGGCCGTGACCGAGGCCGAGCGGCTGCGGGGCCGGGGCACGCGCACCATGCTGTTTCTCGACGAGATTCACCGCTTCAACAAGGCCCAGCAGGACGCGCTGCTGCCGCACGTCGAATCGGGCCTGCTGACGCTGGTGGGCGCGACCACCGAGAATCCCAGCTTCGAGGTCAATCCGGCGCTCAGAAGCCGCGCCCGCACGCTGGTGCTGGAGGCCCTGACGCCCGCCGACCTGCTGGCGCTGCTGCACCGCGCCCTCAGCGACGAGCGCGGGCTGCCGGGGGTGCAGGCTCAGCCGGAAGCGCTGGAACTGCTGGCCCGCCTGGCCGACGGCGACGCCCGCCGCGCCCTGAGCACGCTGGAAGTGGCGGCCACGCTGGCCGACCCGGTCACGCCGGAAGCCGTCACCGAGGCGTTCGGGCGGCATCTGCCCAGCATGGACAAGGGTGGCGAAGACTTCTACAACCTGATTTCGGCGCTGCACAAATCGGTGCGCGGCTCTCACCCCGACGCCGCGTTGTACTGGCTGGCCCGCATGGTCGCGGGCGGGGCCGACCCGCTGTATGTGGCCCGCAGAGTGGTCCGGATGGCCTCGGAAGACATCGGGCTGGCCGACCCACAGGCGCTGCGGCTCTGTCTGGCGGCCAAAGACGCCGTCGAATTCCTGGGCAGTCCCGAAGGCGATCTGAGTCTGGCGCAGGCGGTGGTATATCTGGCGCTGGCTCCAAAAAGCAACAGCGTCTATACCGCCTGGAAAGCTGCGCTGTCGGCGGTGGACGGCGAGCAGTTGGCGGTTCCGCCCCACCTCAGGAACGCGCCCACCGCCCTGATGCGCTCGCAGGGATACGGGCGGGGCTACGCGTACTATTTCGACGATCCAGAGGGCAGCTTCGCTCAGCGCTATCTGCCGGAAGGAGCTGATCTGCACCTGTACAGCCCGCAGCGCGAGGGCTGGGAAGGCCGCGCCTCCGAGCGCTGGCGCAAGCTGATGGCGCTCCACGCCGGGGAAGCGCCGGGAGAGGCTGCGCAGATGACAGAAAGTTAA